Proteins encoded in a region of the Manduca sexta isolate Smith_Timp_Sample1 chromosome 1, JHU_Msex_v1.0, whole genome shotgun sequence genome:
- the LOC115453402 gene encoding uncharacterized protein LOC115453402 — protein MDKQNKRYEQRKAGRVIKDNGDTKKLIGKVNCDKSFPPDRGDSNQRTIQKNDKKKEDKHDTVGAPCSRKPEKREAKILDAKDKKVIREKYTLRLRSLNHVNSELSKNEINASKQVDYKNVEKIKKPLNTETETPKVKESYSNNSKNSGKSEKPEYDTRRKPVIKTIMSKNDTMRIFKAVTFVDQKKKPMTPLKINIPNDISKKPKPIETFKPKVKATVSRVSVKEKPVMKKTGKCRRMRRHVTSPDMSVTRRVRSPPTEVAKWAPTSINHHTKPYYEAWVDTTLTAFSKNNKDQQFLDKQAIIRSFKRAFEDRPLSPELMYEKLSDEKFTGRIKVRLR, from the exons GTCCTTCCCGCCGGACCGCGGCGATTCCAACCAAAGAACGATacaaaaaaacgataaaaagaAAGAGGACAAACACGATACTGTTGGTGCTCCTTGTTCGAGAAAACCTGAGAAACGAGAAGCGAAGATTTTGGACGCTAAAGATAAGAAGGTTATCAgagaaaaatatactttaaggtTAAGAAGTTTGAACCATGTGAATTCAGAATTgtctaaaaatgaaattaacgCCAGTAAACAGGTTGATTACAAGAATG TTGAAAAGATAAAAAAGCCGCTAAACACCGAAACAGAAACGCCAAAAGTGAAAGAGAGTTATTCGAACAACTCGAAAAATTCCGGCAAATCCGAAAAACCGGAATATGATACAAGACGTAAACCGgttatcaaaacaataatgtCGAAGAACGACACTATGAGGATCTTCAAGGCGGTCACTTTTGTCGACCAGAAAAAAAAACCAATGACGcctctaaaaataaacataccaaACGATATTAGCAAGAAACCGAAGCCTATCGAGACGTTTAAGCCTAAAGTAAAAGCCACTGTTAGCCGGGTTAGTGTTAAAGAAAAGCCGGTAATGAAAAAGACAGGTAAATGTCGTAGAATGAGAAGGCATGTGACGTCACCCGATATGTCGGTTACACGTCGGGTCCGATCGCCTCCGACAGAAGTTGCGAAGTGGGCGCCAACTTCTATCAACCATCACACAAAGCCGTATTACGAAGCCTGGGTCGATACCACTTTGACGGCTTTTTCGAAGAATAACAAGGATCAACAGTTTTTGGATAAGCAGGCGATTATTAGGTCTTTTAAAAGGGCGTTTGAGGATAGGCCTTTGAGTCCCGAGTTGATGTATGAGAAGTTGTCCGATGAAAAATTTACTGGTCGTATTAAAGTGAGGCTGAGATGA